In Natrinema pellirubrum DSM 15624, the following proteins share a genomic window:
- a CDS encoding IS1595-like element ISNpe6 family transposase has translation MFPVKTFVSERRAANLLEQVRWRDGVYCPRCRGESVIRYGSYRVFQRYLCKDCDCTFNDQTGTIFEHSSVALRKWFLAVYTYIRFNTSLRQLDVEIDVSYKTIYRRVQRFLRALDAPRLQLEGPIEIDEFYVKAGLKGRERDGWSRSRGLSTRGRGTYAEDKLPVFVLADRGSGERHVIPTKAATESRIRLLLADRQQESLTVYTDGFRAYDPLDEDDAFTREYVVHGDGEYVDGDVHVNTCESHASLVRRWLSPHRGVSKDRLTPYIRAFQLRREVFRKPGKEALKTILETAL, from the coding sequence ATGTTCCCAGTCAAGACGTTCGTCTCGGAGCGTCGCGCCGCGAACCTGCTGGAACAGGTTCGCTGGCGCGACGGCGTCTATTGCCCACGCTGCCGTGGCGAATCTGTGATTCGGTACGGCAGCTATCGCGTGTTTCAGCGGTATCTCTGTAAGGATTGCGACTGCACGTTCAACGATCAGACCGGCACGATCTTCGAACATTCTTCGGTGGCGCTCAGAAAGTGGTTTCTCGCCGTCTACACGTACATCCGCTTCAACACAAGTCTCAGGCAATTAGACGTAGAGATTGACGTTTCATACAAGACGATCTACCGGCGCGTCCAGCGCTTTTTGCGAGCGCTGGACGCGCCTCGACTACAGCTCGAAGGCCCCATCGAGATAGATGAATTCTACGTGAAAGCGGGTCTCAAGGGCCGCGAGCGCGACGGCTGGTCGCGCTCGCGTGGCCTGTCTACGCGCGGGCGTGGAACATACGCTGAGGACAAGCTCCCTGTGTTTGTTCTCGCTGATCGCGGCAGTGGTGAACGACACGTGATCCCGACGAAAGCCGCGACCGAATCGAGGATCCGACTCCTGCTGGCCGACCGCCAGCAGGAGTCGTTAACCGTCTACACAGACGGTTTTCGGGCATACGATCCACTTGACGAGGACGACGCATTCACCCGTGAATACGTCGTCCACGGTGACGGCGAGTACGTCGATGGAGACGTTCACGTGAACACCTGCGAGAGCCACGCGTCGCTGGTGCGACGGTGGCTCTCGCCGCATCGAGGTGTCTCTAAAGACAGACTCACGCCGTATATCCGAGCGTTTCAGCTCCGTCGAGAAGTGTTCCGCAAACCGGGGAAAGAAGCGCTCAAAACCATCCTCGAAACTGCGCTATGA
- the rfbB gene encoding dTDP-glucose 4,6-dehydratase — MRVLVTGGAGFIGSNFVHYLLNEHEDDEVITLDALTYAGSKENLDGVLDDPRHEFVEGDIRDRDLVTDLVSDVDAIVNFAAESHVDRSIQGAKPFVTTNVQGTQTLLDAANEANIERFLQISTDEVYGQILNGKFSEDDPLNPRNPYSATKAGADLLAQSFQTTHDLPVLITRTCNNFGPRQHPEKLIPKFIQNAANGQDLPVYGDGSNVREWIYVEDNCRALDVVLREGEVGEIYNIGSHAEKTNLEVTEAVLDAVGADNDLIEFVEDRAGHDQRYALETEKIEALGWEPEYTFEEGLERTVEYYLD; from the coding sequence ATGCGAGTACTGGTCACTGGCGGTGCGGGATTCATCGGTTCAAACTTCGTTCACTACCTTCTCAACGAACACGAGGACGACGAAGTGATCACACTGGACGCGTTGACGTATGCGGGTTCGAAGGAGAACCTCGATGGCGTTCTCGACGACCCACGACACGAGTTCGTCGAAGGTGACATCCGCGACCGCGATCTCGTCACTGACCTCGTCTCCGACGTCGATGCAATCGTCAACTTCGCGGCGGAATCACACGTAGACCGGTCAATCCAAGGTGCGAAACCCTTCGTCACGACGAACGTCCAAGGCACCCAGACCCTCCTCGACGCTGCTAACGAGGCAAATATCGAGCGCTTCCTCCAGATCTCGACCGATGAGGTGTACGGCCAGATCCTCAACGGGAAGTTCTCCGAAGACGACCCACTCAATCCCCGGAACCCCTATTCGGCGACGAAGGCAGGTGCGGACCTCCTCGCACAGAGCTTCCAGACGACTCACGACCTTCCTGTCCTCATTACGCGGACGTGCAACAACTTCGGTCCCCGTCAGCACCCCGAGAAACTCATCCCGAAATTCATCCAGAACGCGGCCAACGGCCAGGACCTGCCCGTCTACGGCGACGGGTCGAACGTCCGCGAGTGGATCTACGTAGAGGATAATTGCCGAGCACTTGACGTGGTCCTCCGGGAGGGGGAAGTGGGAGAGATCTATAACATCGGGAGCCACGCGGAGAAGACGAACCTCGAAGTCACCGAAGCGGTTCTGGACGCCGTCGGGGCAGACAACGACCTGATCGAATTCGTCGAGGACCGCGCCGGCCACGACCAGCGCTACGCACTCGAAACCGAGAAAATCGAAGCACTCGGCTGGGAACCGGAATACACGTTTGAAGAAGGTCTCGAACGAACCGTCGAGTACTACTTGGACTGA
- a CDS encoding RNA-guided endonuclease InsQ/TnpB family protein gives MEVVRNIQLKLDVPEDAHSVLDATFEQFRQAAQHVADAGWSDDPTEIEDTKNTLHEQTYTEVREQTSLQASLVQSARNLAADALGNCKDRILDDGKKAGKPEFRGSVVVYNGRTITYNDDHVTLATVDDRVTAEFVTPNEEDGTPFAEYWTPEWECKEATLHKRDGTYYLHVAVEKEVEPADSGDEQTENGVVLGVDLNVDGYLVVTSTGAFLGNADYLNHKRDEYERRRGTLQQTGTRSAHLTIKSIGSRFARWSADYLHRVSKAIVQEAVENDCTAIAFENLTHIRERISNALKFQQWAFRELQRHVEYKAEEYGIDVDDVAPAYTSQRCSHGECGFTHEDNRDGGEFECLKCGKELHADYNAARNIGWRLVQHWLKSGAGRATSQLALKSGTLNANGDYTPSALRG, from the coding sequence ATGGAGGTCGTCCGTAACATCCAGCTAAAGCTCGACGTTCCCGAGGACGCTCACAGCGTTCTCGATGCAACGTTCGAGCAATTCCGTCAAGCGGCCCAACACGTCGCTGACGCTGGATGGAGCGACGACCCCACAGAAATCGAGGACACCAAAAATACGCTCCACGAACAAACCTACACAGAGGTTCGGGAGCAGACTAGTCTACAAGCCAGTCTCGTCCAATCCGCCCGCAACCTCGCCGCAGACGCACTCGGCAACTGCAAAGACCGCATCCTCGACGATGGCAAGAAAGCAGGCAAGCCCGAGTTCCGAGGGAGCGTTGTCGTGTACAACGGGCGCACCATCACGTACAACGACGACCACGTGACACTCGCCACTGTGGACGACCGCGTGACCGCCGAGTTCGTCACACCTAACGAGGAGGACGGCACGCCGTTTGCGGAGTATTGGACGCCGGAGTGGGAATGCAAGGAAGCCACGCTCCACAAGCGTGACGGTACGTACTACCTCCACGTCGCCGTGGAGAAAGAAGTCGAACCCGCTGATTCTGGCGACGAGCAGACCGAGAACGGAGTGGTTCTCGGCGTTGACCTGAACGTGGACGGATACCTCGTCGTCACCAGCACGGGAGCGTTCCTCGGTAATGCGGACTATCTCAACCACAAACGCGACGAGTATGAACGTCGGCGCGGCACTCTCCAACAGACAGGCACTCGCTCCGCGCATCTCACCATCAAGAGTATCGGCTCACGGTTCGCCCGGTGGAGCGCCGACTACCTCCACCGCGTGTCTAAAGCGATTGTGCAGGAAGCCGTGGAGAACGACTGCACGGCTATTGCGTTCGAGAACCTGACGCACATCCGTGAGCGTATCTCGAACGCCTTGAAGTTCCAGCAGTGGGCGTTCCGTGAACTTCAACGCCACGTCGAATACAAGGCCGAAGAGTACGGCATCGACGTGGACGATGTTGCCCCTGCTTACACGTCTCAGCGGTGCAGTCACGGCGAGTGCGGGTTCACGCACGAAGATAATCGAGATGGTGGCGAGTTCGAGTGCCTGAAATGCGGGAAAGAACTGCACGCGGATTATAACGCCGCTCGGAATATCGGGTGGCGTCTTGTCCAGCACTGGCTCAAGTCTGGTGCTGGACGGGCCACCAGTCAACTGGCCCTCAAGTCAGGGACGCTGAACGCGAACGGCGATTACACGCCTTCCGCCTTGCGCGGATAG
- a CDS encoding UPF0175 family protein yields the protein MGTISTRVPDELEAELEAYFEEEKLDRSTAVRKLLSEGLEEWRREQALDQLAAGSITFSKAAELAGMSVWDFAQLAKERDITWVADDHLDADLEAL from the coding sequence ATGGGGACGATCTCGACACGCGTTCCCGACGAGCTGGAAGCCGAACTCGAGGCATATTTCGAGGAGGAAAAGCTCGACCGGAGCACGGCCGTTCGGAAACTCCTCTCCGAGGGGCTCGAAGAGTGGCGTCGCGAACAGGCACTCGATCAGCTTGCGGCCGGATCCATCACATTCAGCAAGGCGGCTGAGCTGGCCGGGATGTCGGTCTGGGATTTCGCCCAGCTCGCCAAAGAACGTGATATCACCTGGGTGGCGGACGACCATCTCGACGCGGATCTCGAGGCGCTGTGA
- a CDS encoding NUDIX domain-containing protein — protein MPGEEKPIPPSEWQAIVENVPLVSVDLVVEHDGGILLGKRENDPAKGEWFVPGGTVLKNESRTEAVHRVAKEELGESVVIGECLGTYEHFYDTSEIEGVDSKHYVATAYRCHLEHDEPDFSGDDQHSAIDVFHPPFNDLHPYVERYLDDL, from the coding sequence ATGCCTGGCGAAGAGAAACCGATCCCGCCGTCCGAGTGGCAGGCAATCGTAGAGAATGTTCCACTCGTCTCCGTTGACCTCGTCGTCGAACATGATGGCGGTATTCTCTTGGGCAAACGCGAAAACGATCCCGCCAAAGGAGAATGGTTCGTGCCCGGTGGAACGGTACTGAAGAATGAATCCCGGACTGAGGCTGTCCACCGCGTCGCCAAGGAAGAACTCGGAGAATCTGTCGTTATCGGCGAGTGTCTTGGAACCTACGAGCACTTCTATGATACCTCTGAGATTGAGGGTGTTGACTCGAAACACTACGTTGCGACTGCGTATCGCTGCCATCTCGAACACGACGAGCCCGATTTCTCTGGCGACGACCAACACAGCGCGATTGACGTCTTCCATCCACCGTTCAACGACCTTCATCCGTACGTTGAACGATATCTTGACGACCTCTAA
- a CDS encoding DUF7509 family protein: MRQRIIDNLPRAAGDSDALAPVRREQFLVYLMGPYRTFDVDALLPADANVETDAPSFATWDETSGEYAEDEVLRLLQETRDCLRDRGFNAFLAIDVGIPLDEMDAATQSIAFAKASNATIFIAPQVGDNLGVGIEIGSVLEDILSTAGMQGPAADATPPTRARRVMVATEPSVRSAMLGAVHARWDASVRTFADAADCCRLCAQFCTHIQNEELYGSLDRLD, translated from the coding sequence ATGCGGCAACGGATTATCGACAATCTCCCCCGTGCCGCCGGTGATTCAGATGCGCTCGCTCCAGTCCGGCGGGAACAGTTTCTCGTCTATCTGATGGGCCCATACCGGACATTCGACGTCGACGCGCTGCTGCCGGCGGACGCCAATGTCGAAACCGATGCCCCATCGTTTGCGACGTGGGACGAGACCAGCGGCGAGTACGCCGAAGACGAGGTGTTGCGGCTCCTGCAGGAAACGCGGGACTGCCTCCGCGACCGCGGGTTTAATGCTTTTCTCGCAATCGACGTCGGGATCCCGCTCGACGAGATGGATGCCGCCACACAGAGTATCGCCTTTGCGAAGGCGAGTAATGCAACGATCTTCATCGCTCCACAGGTCGGCGACAACCTCGGTGTCGGGATCGAGATCGGGAGCGTCCTCGAGGATATTCTGTCGACAGCTGGAATGCAGGGGCCGGCGGCCGATGCAACGCCACCAACGCGTGCGCGACGGGTTATGGTCGCGACCGAACCATCGGTTCGAAGTGCGATGCTTGGCGCCGTCCACGCGCGCTGGGACGCCAGTGTCCGGACGTTCGCCGACGCCGCGGACTGTTGTCGGCTCTGCGCACAGTTCTGTACCCACATTCAGAACGAGGAACTCTATGGCTCGCTCGACCGTCTGGACTGA
- a CDS encoding MarR family transcriptional regulator has product MSSGTIDIDEFENADADEFEERNDTERIVLFLDKNDDQAWKAATIAEQLGLDTDAVGAILSRLKERGLVRHKRPYWAITDDKERLQSAYRLHRQQQAADEQYGEERLEELQTDEMEEVQ; this is encoded by the coding sequence ATGTCGAGCGGTACCATCGATATCGACGAGTTCGAGAACGCTGACGCCGACGAATTCGAGGAACGGAATGATACCGAGCGGATCGTGCTGTTCCTCGACAAGAATGACGACCAGGCGTGGAAGGCGGCAACAATCGCCGAACAACTCGGCCTGGATACAGATGCCGTTGGTGCGATTCTCTCGCGATTGAAGGAACGCGGTCTCGTGCGGCACAAGCGCCCGTACTGGGCGATCACGGACGACAAGGAACGGCTCCAGTCGGCCTACCGGCTCCACCGACAGCAGCAGGCGGCAGACGAACAGTACGGTGAAGAGCGTCTCGAGGAACTCCAGACCGACGAGATGGAAGAAGTACAGTGA
- a CDS encoding nucleotidyltransferase family protein, whose amino-acid sequence MDAIVLAGGYATRLWPITRQRPKMFLPVGDTTVIDGVLEDLETDDRIDDVYVSTNERFADEFEAHLETNDYHKPQLSIEDTTDEDEKFGVIGALAQLVDRENLTDDTIVIAGDNLLSFDVSEFVDFFRQRETPTLAAYDVGDYDRATSYGVLELDDDGREIVAFEEKPDDPPSTLVSVACYGFRAADLELLETYLAGENNPDEPGWFVQWLVDRERVDAFTFDGAWFDIGTPESYLDAVAWQFDGDSTIHPDASLEGTTIGANVHVMEGARVTDAILRDCVVFPDATITGGTVERAVIGTGAELREAEIQSALIGPELTLADLPAGR is encoded by the coding sequence ATGGATGCGATCGTACTAGCAGGCGGCTACGCTACCCGACTCTGGCCGATCACTCGCCAACGCCCGAAGATGTTCCTTCCGGTTGGTGACACGACGGTCATCGATGGTGTGCTCGAGGACCTCGAGACGGACGACCGAATCGACGACGTCTACGTTTCGACGAACGAGCGGTTCGCGGACGAGTTCGAAGCCCACCTCGAGACCAACGACTACCACAAACCACAGCTCTCGATCGAAGACACGACCGACGAGGACGAGAAGTTCGGTGTGATCGGCGCGCTCGCCCAGCTCGTCGACCGAGAGAACCTCACGGACGACACGATCGTGATCGCGGGCGATAACCTCCTCAGTTTCGACGTGAGCGAGTTCGTCGACTTCTTCCGCCAACGAGAAACCCCGACGCTCGCCGCCTACGATGTCGGCGATTACGACCGCGCGACATCGTACGGCGTCCTCGAACTCGACGACGACGGCCGCGAGATCGTCGCCTTCGAGGAGAAGCCTGACGACCCACCGAGTACGCTCGTGTCGGTCGCCTGCTACGGGTTCCGCGCAGCGGACCTCGAGTTGCTCGAGACGTACCTGGCTGGAGAGAACAACCCCGACGAGCCGGGCTGGTTCGTCCAGTGGCTCGTCGACCGGGAGCGCGTCGACGCGTTCACGTTCGACGGCGCCTGGTTCGACATCGGGACGCCCGAGAGCTATCTCGACGCCGTCGCCTGGCAGTTCGACGGCGACAGCACGATCCACCCTGACGCGTCGCTCGAGGGGACGACGATCGGGGCCAACGTCCACGTCATGGAGGGCGCCCGCGTTACCGACGCGATCCTCCGTGATTGCGTCGTCTTCCCCGACGCCACGATCACCGGCGGCACGGTCGAGCGAGCGGTCATCGGGACGGGTGCCGAACTCCGCGAGGCTGAGATCCAGTCGGCACTCATCGGCCCGGAGCTGACGCTCGCCGATCTGCCGGCCGGCCGGTAA
- a CDS encoding winged helix-turn-helix domain-containing protein produces the protein MSETNRHPTEEVRQPDPPLPEESGLTLEEYLAMQQAIGHPTRFRILRTLVVNDELSAADLKAAVDVESHNFHYHLDELVDVGLVDKRQRRTADSQGFYTYYRPTEMGRGILEYGVEELMRREREFNDAYS, from the coding sequence ATGTCCGAAACCAATCGCCATCCAACAGAGGAGGTTCGTCAGCCGGACCCGCCGCTTCCCGAAGAGAGCGGACTGACGCTCGAGGAGTACCTCGCGATGCAACAGGCGATCGGCCACCCGACGCGGTTCCGGATCCTCCGCACGCTCGTCGTCAACGACGAACTGAGTGCTGCCGATCTCAAGGCCGCGGTCGATGTCGAATCCCACAATTTCCACTACCATCTCGACGAACTCGTCGACGTCGGGCTCGTCGACAAGCGCCAGCGACGGACCGCTGACAGCCAGGGTTTTTACACGTACTATCGGCCGACGGAAATGGGGCGGGGTATTCTTGAGTACGGTGTCGAGGAGCTGATGCGCCGTGAACGGGAGTTCAACGACGCCTATTCGTAA
- a CDS encoding ribbon-helix-helix domain-containing protein, with protein MKYASVSVKFPVELDTEIERFLDETGIYTNKSEFIKEACRAHLRELNDDTAIAALRLEQLLAEAEQSHESASEIAAELTALGEKVDADDLERAVEEAREETSEQVYGSDV; from the coding sequence ATGAAATACGCGAGTGTCAGCGTCAAGTTCCCGGTTGAGCTCGACACCGAGATCGAGCGGTTCCTCGATGAAACGGGGATCTACACCAACAAGAGCGAATTCATCAAAGAGGCCTGCCGCGCCCATCTCCGCGAGCTTAATGACGATACAGCGATCGCCGCACTCCGGCTGGAGCAGCTGCTCGCTGAAGCTGAACAGAGCCACGAGTCTGCCAGTGAGATCGCCGCCGAGCTTACAGCACTCGGCGAGAAAGTCGATGCAGACGACCTCGAACGAGCCGTCGAAGAGGCACGAGAGGAGACGTCCGAACAGGTGTACGGGTCCGACGTGTGA